The following are encoded together in the Argopecten irradians isolate NY chromosome 5, Ai_NY, whole genome shotgun sequence genome:
- the LOC138323329 gene encoding signal recognition particle subunit SRP68-like, whose amino-acid sequence MAASGESMTGENETCDETASLAEAVEAECFTVEVLQLVKEARQQHGLRHGDFQRYRGYCSRRIRRIRKSLHFPQGSKHRVQPKKIQVENLTDVRFLHLPLFCAERAWFYAMQLKAEANTEPRKRFHMMSRIRKAVTYAEEFQELCKSPKCDARTKLECQGYVMWMKAGMQFENENWASAIEYYTETKTIYEKLASAFTEEIQSVYLQQVEEVTPNIRYCAYNIGDESAISELKQMRRKGGENQFTSHLDDLLSQTREKQAATLSEFPWRGRTVPVKSEPVRLFLLNLQESIKEIESAESTESKVSIYESLLKQCIEAQQVLRDALQEDANFKSAIRGQSFEGKISNQHYLHTYLTYTRLTKTVERNLLLIESLKNYLPGKQVQEGRKITKPQDLVRLYDIMIQNLSEIPALPGLEEDSSLEEEMEARILGFKAFRSYYIAQSYVGAKKWTEAIALMERCLTYLESSRNGFKKLPKAMTLTYKDEMDSLDDLEKLVEGQKYSCHARSILDVNDVTDQFSTISINSKTPLADRLDQYVNDKSLTSKKPNVTSFPPDFEPIPCRPLFFDLALNNLEFPSLEDKVEQKKAGSGITGMVKGWLWGGGKK is encoded by the exons ATGGCGGCGAGTGGAGAAAGCATGACCGGTGAAAATGAAACTTGTGATGAAACCGCTTCTTTAGCTGAGGCCGTAGAAGCTGAATGCTTCACGGTCGAAG TTCTGCAGTTAGTGAAAGAAGCTCGACAGCAACATGGTCTTAGGCATGGAGATTTTCAGAGATACCG AGGATATTGTTCTAGAAGGATACGTCGTATTAGAAAATCTTTGCATTTTCCTCAAGGCTCAAAACACAGAGTGCAGCCCAAAAAGATTCAAGTGGAAAATTTGACAGATGTCCg ATTTTTACATCTGCCATTGTTCTGTGCGGAGAGAGCCTGGTTTTATGCCATGCAGCTGAAGGCTGAAGCTAACACAGAGCCTCGTAAGCGATTCCACATGATGTCTCGCATCAGGAAGGCAGTCACTTATGCTGAGGAGTTTCAGGAGTTGTGTAAAAGTCCTAAATGTGATGCTAGAACCAAGCTAGAATGTCAG GGATACGTGATGTGGATGAAGGCAGGGATgcaatttgaaaatgaaaattgggCAAGTGCTATAGAATACTACACAGAAACAAA GACAATATATGAGAAGTTGGCCAGCGCCTTCACTGAGGAAATTCAATCTGTCTATCTACAACAAGTAGAGGAAGTAACTCCCAACATACGTTATTGTGCATATAACATAGGAGATGAGTCGGCTATCTCGGAACTCAAGCAGATGAGGCGCAAGGGAGGGGAGAACCAGTTCACTTCACATCTGGAT GATTTACTATCACAAACTCGAGAGAAGCAGGCGGCTACTCTATCTGAGTTCCCATGGCGAGGACGAACTGTGCCTGTGAAAAGTGAGCCAGTGAGATTGTTCCTGCTCAATCTACAGGAGAGCATCAAGGAGATTGAGAGTGCCGAGAGCACGGAGAGTAAAGTGTCTATTTATGAGAGTCTGCTCAAGCAGTGTATTGAAGCACAGCAAGTCCTTCGAGACGCTTTGCAGGAAGATGCA AATTTCAAATCAGCCATCCGAGGCCAGAGTTTTGAGGGGAAGATATCTAATCAACATTACCTTCACACTTATCTCACCTATACCCGCCTCACCAAGACTGTAGAGCGCAATCTGCTGCTTATAGAGTCACTCAAAAACTACCTGCCAGGTAAACAAGTACAGGAAGGCAGAAAGATTACCAAGCCTCAGGATTTAGTCAGGTTGTACGACATTATGATACAG AATCTTTCAGAAATTCCTGCTTTACCTGGTCTAGAAGAAGATTCATCCCTAGAGGAGGAAATGGAAGCCAGGATATTAGGGTTTAAAGCATTTAG gTCATATTATATAGCTCAATCATACGTTGGAGCCAAAAAATGGACAGAAGCAATAGCACTAATGGAGAGATGTCTAACTTATTTGGAATCGTCCAGAAATGGTTTTAAGAAGCTACCTAAGGCAATGACATTGACATATAAG GACGAGATGGACAGCTTGGACGACCTTGAAAAGTTAGTGGAAGGACAAAAATATTCGTGTCACGCTCGAAGTATATTGGACGTCAATGATGTTACCGACCAATTTAGTACAATATCTATTAATTCTAAAACG CCCCTTGCGGACCGACTTGACCAGTACGTAAATGACAAGTCCTTGACCAGTAAGAAACCAAACGTAACTTCTTTCCCACCAGACTTTGAACCAATTCCATGCCGGCCTCTGTTTTTCGATCTGGCACTGAACAACTTGGAATTCCCGTCCCTGGAGGATAAGGTGGAACAGAAAAAGGCCGGTAGTGGCATTACCGGTATGGTGAAAGGCTGGCTGTGGGGTGGTGGTAAAAAGTGA